The DNA segment ACGACGCCGACCTGCACTCGACGATCCTGAAGGTCGCCGCCCGCAGCCACTTCGACCAGGCCGAGGAGAAGGAGGCCGAGACCTTCGGGCTGCTGCTGGCCAGCAAGTGCCGTACATGGCTGGCCGTTTCCTCGGTGCGCGGGCAGCGGGACCATCTGGCGGGGCGGATCGAGGCGTCACTGGGTTATCTCGGCCCGCAGGGCTGATCGAGGGAACGTCGGGCCCACGTCCGGGCGGTGGACGAACCCGATTGTCAGTGGTGGACGGCAAGCTGGTGGTGCGCCCTCATGTGCGGGCGTGACGCGACGACGCCGAACCGGGGAGAGCCGACCGATGCCCACCGCCGTACTGACCGACCGCGAGCGCACCGCCGTACAGGCCTACCTGCGGCTGTTGCACACCGTACGAGCCGCGTTCGACGGTCCTCCCGGCTCCCGCCGACCACCCGTCGTCCCGCCCGCCGTCCTCGCCGAGGCGGAACAGGCGCTGGCGGACGCCGGCCTGACGGGCAACGAGGAGGAGTTCTTCCGGCTGCTGCAGAGCTGGTGCCCGGCGGAGCCGTAGCCGGTCCCGCAGCGGGCCCGCGGGGGCTCAGGTGTGCGGCACACTCACCGCTGTCGCCACCAGCCCCCGCCGGACCGTCCACCGGCCCTCGAACCGGTCGACGCGCCGGTCGCCCACCAGCGGGCCCGGGACGAGGAGCCGGGCGCGGAAGCCGCCGCTGTGCTGTTCACCGGAGTCGGCGAAGACGTCGAGGTCGGCCTCGGTGAAGTCCAGCCACTTCGCGGTGAGCGGGAACCACGCCTTGTAGACGGACTCCTTGGCGCTGAAGAGCAGCCGGTCCCAGTGGATGCCGGGGTGGTCGTCGGCCAGGCGGCGCAGCCGGTCCACCTCGGCGGGCAGGGCGACGGCGGGCAGGACGCCCTCCGGGAGCGGCTGGTGGGGTTCGGCGTCGATGCCGAGGGAGGCCAGTTCGGTGGCGCGGGCCAGCGCGGCGGCGCCGTAGCCCTCGCAGTGGGTCATGCTGCCGATCAGTCCGGCCGGCCAGCCCGGGGCGCCGCGCTCACCGGGCAGGATCGGCTGGGCGGGCACGCCGAGCTTCTCCATGGCGCTGCGCGCGCAGGAGCGTACGACGGCGAACTCCCGGCGGCGCTTGAAGACCGCCTTCGCCACGACCGCCTCCTCCTCGGGGTACAGGGCCGTGTGCCCGGGCTCCTCGTCGCCGTAAGCCTCGACGGTGGCCACCGGGGCCGGCAGCAGTTCCTCGATCAACGGGCCCGGTCCTCCTTGGGCAGAATCGTGCGCAGCCGTCCCGGCGGGTCGGGTCGCTTGCGCCACTCGCGGGGGTATCCCACCGACACCTCCTCGAAGCGGACGCCCTCGTGCCAGGTGGTCCGCGGGATGTGGAGGTGGCCGTAGACCATCGTCTCGACCCGGAACCTGCGGTGCCAGTCCGCGGTCCGCCGGGTACCGCACCACATGGCGAACTCGGGGTACCACAGCACGTCCGTGGGGTGCCGGTCCAGCGGGTAGTGGTTGACGAGGACGGTGGGCAGGTCCTCGGGCAGTGCGGCGAGCCTGCGCTCGGTCTCGGCGACCCTGGCCTCGCACCAGGCCTCGCGTGACGGGTAGGGGTCGGGGTGCAGCAGGTACTCGTCGTTGCACACGACCCCGGTCCCGTGCGCGTACGCCAGTCCCTCCTCCTTGGTCGTGCAGCCGGAGGGCAGGAAGGAGTAGTCGTACAGCAGGAACAGCGGCGCCACGGCCACCGGGCCGCCCGGGCCGTCCCAGACGGGGTACGGGTCCTCGGGGGTCGTCACGCCGAGCTCGCGGCACAGGTCGACCAGGTGCTCGTAGCGGGCGACGCCGCGCAGGGTGACGGAGTCCTTGGGGTGGGTCCACAGTTCGTGGTTGCCGGGGGCCCAGACGACCTTGCGGAAGCGGCCGGCGAGGGTCTTGAGCGCCCAGCCGATGTCGGCCACGGTCTCCGCCACGTCACCGGCGACGAGCAGCCAGTCGTCATCGCTGCCGGGGCGCATCCGCTCGACGAGCGCGCGGTTCTCCTCGTATCCGATGTGCAGGTCACTGATGGCCAGCAGCTGTCCGGCACCGCCGGCCGTCGACGTCACCCCTCGCCCCTTTCGATCACACGAATGACCTTACGAGAACACAGGCCGCGTTCGGGGCACAAGGCCGGATCACGTCGTCGCGTCGCAGGGCGCTGTCCGGGCGGTCGGGGGCGGGGTGACCGGGACGGTCAGGAACCATCCGCATTTCCGTAACACGTACGTTGCACGCGGCACCCCTTGAAAGCCGTATGATCGCCGCAACACCACCGCCATGGACGTCCCTTCGCACGGGGCGGTTTGGTGTCCCTCCAAACACCCTGCCCGGGCACGGGTCTGCTTCGCCCTGCCCGCGAACCCGAAAGGACGGCCCTGCATGGTCTCTCGCGTACGCGTCTGGCTCAACCGCACGTACGCGGAGAACGTGTTCTTCATGGATCAGCTGCGACGAAATCCCAGCGATCGGGCCGTCGAGATCCATGCGACGCACGGGGACGCCGACTCCCCCGTGCTGGCCGCCGCCGACACCGCCGAACTGGAGCCCGAGGGCCTGTCCCCGGCCGGTTACGTCGAGTACGCCCTCGCCCAATGCAGGCGCCGCGGCATCGACGTGTTTGTGCCCCGGCTGCACCAGTCGGCGATCGTGGCCCACCGGGCGGACTTCGAGGCGGTCGGTACGGCGCTGCTCGCGCCGCCGCCGGAGGCCGTCGCGGTCTTCCACGACAAGGTGATCGCGTACGAGGCCGTGCAGGCGGTCGGGGTGCCGGTGCCGCCGTGGTGGCGGGTGCGCAACGCCGACGAACTGCTCGCCGCCGTCGAGGAGTTGGAGGAGGCCGGTCACAAGGCCTGCTTCAAGCCGGCGTCCGGTGCGGGCGGCGTGGGCTTCCGCGTCATCACCCGCGCCCCCTTCTCGCTGATGCACCTCGACGGGTTCCCGACGCCGTATGTGCAACTGGATCTGGTGCTGGACGCGTTGCGGCGGACCGACGAGCCGGTGGACTGGCTGGTGATGCCGCGCCTGGAGCAGCCTGAGGTGTCGGTGGACTGCCTCACCGGTCCGGACAACCGGGTGCGGCTGGCGATCGGCCGGATCAAGAACGGTCGCCGTCGTGGGTTCACCGTCCAGGAGCCGTGGCTGGAGCCTGCGCGGCTGATCGCGGAGGGGTTCGGGCTGCACTATCTGTCCAACATCCAGTTCCGGATGTTCGGCCGGACGCCGGTGCTGATGGACGTCAACACCCGGCCGGCCGGCGGACTGCACCAGCTGTCGCTGTGCGGGGTCAATGTGCCGTGGCTGGCCGTTCAGCTGGCGCTGGGCGACGATCCGGGCGAGGTGGTTCCGCCGTTCCTCGGGCAGGACTACACGGTGGTGTCCGGGCCGCGGCCCCTGCGCCCGGTGTCCATTCCGCAGCAGCGGTCGGAGGTCGAGGCGCCGCTGCTGCCGACGGTGCCCGCGCCGGCACCGGTTGACTCCGTCGGTAGCGGGGCGGCTCAGGCTCTGCCGCTCTAGGTTGCCCGCTTCAAGCTGCCCGCTTCAAGTTGCCCGACGAACGAACCCGATGACGGAGTTCGAAAAGTTTTTCCCGGCAGGGTGTATCACGGCGCCGACCGCGCGCTCATAAGAGTGAAAGGCAACGGGGGACCGGGAAACACGGGGGATCCACGGGGGGAAGCACCACCACGGGGGAAGTACGGGGGCTTCGGGCCGGCAGGCGCTGTCACGGGGGCAGCGGCCGGCCGGCCCGAAGGCGTTTCCCGGGTCAGAAACGGCCCGAGCCCCGGTACAGCTCCAACTCCCCGTCCAGTTCCACGGCGAGCACCGTGGCATGCGGGTCGAGGTCGGCCTCGGTGGGCGGCTCGATCCACAGCACGCCCGGCGTCTCATGGAGGCCGCCGGTGATGCGGTGGCCCAGTTCCGTGCCGGTGCCGACGACCGTGACCCGGCGTACCGAGCCGAGCAGCCCGCGTACGTTGATCTCGGCGCGCGGGACGTCGAAGACGATCAGGTACAGGGTGCGGCGGTCCTCGGACAGGGTGCTCGGGCCGTAGTGGTGTCCGGCCGGAAGGCCGCGCCCGGTGCCGTACACCGCCTCCGCGTGCTTGGCGATCCAGTCGCCGAGCCCCTCCAGCCGCTCGGCCTGCTCCGCCGGGATCGTGCCGTCCTCGCGGGGTCCGACGCTCAGGAGCAGGTTGCCGCCTGCGCCGATCGTCTCGGCGAAGTAGCGGATCAGCTGGTCGACCGACTTGTGGTTGTGGTCGTGGTGCTGGTGGCCCCAGGAGTCGTTGATCGTCAGGCACAGCTCCCACGGGCCTTCCGGCGGTATGACCGGGGCCCCCTGTTCCGGGGTCGCGTAGTCGCCCTCGCTGAGCATGCGGGCGTTGAAGACGACGTCCGGCACCTCGGAGCGGATCAGCGTGGCGAGTTCGGGGATGCGCCACTGCTCCTCGCTGCGGTCCCACTCGCCGTCGAACCACATCAGGTCCGGTTTGTAGCGGGAGGTCAGCTCGCGGATCTGGCCGTCCCGGTAGGCGAGGAAACGTTCCCAGGCGTCCAGGTCCTCGAGTTCCGCGGCGACTTCGGAGTACCGGTTGTCCTCCAGCTCCGGCGGGCGGCCGGGCTTGCGCGTGGAGGCGTAGTCGGGGTGGCTCCAGTCCGAGTGCGAGTAGTAGAGCCCTACCTTGAGGCCCTGCTCGCGCAGGGCGTCCGCGTAGCCGCCGATCAGGTCGCGGCCCACGTTCAGTTCGCCGTGGGCCGTGTCCCACAGGGCCACGCCGTCGTGGTGACGGCTGGTCAGGACGGCGTACTTGGCACCGGCCCGCGCGAAGAGCCTCGCCCAGTCGCGCGGGTCGTAGCGGGAGGCGGTGAAGCGGTCGAACTGGGACATGTACCGGTCGTACGGGACGATGTCGTCGTAGAACGACCAGGACTCCTGCACACCGTCGACGGCGTAGATGCCCCAGTGGACGAAGATCCCCAACTTGGCGTCGGTGAACCAGGGTTGCATCGGCACCCCGCTCAGCTCCCTTCCGCGCGCTGCAGGCGGAGCGTGAGGACCTGGAAGGGACGCAGGGCGACCGCGACCCCGCCGTCGCCGGTGACGTCCGCGTCCTGAAGCGGGCGCTCCAGCAGGTCGGTCACCTGGGCGCCGGTGAGCGGGAAGCCGGTGCGCAGGACACCGCTCGCACGGCCGCCGCGGGACTCGTAGAGGCGTACGACGACGTCGCCGGACCGGTCGTCGGCCAGTTTGACCGCCTCGACGGTCACGCCGTCCCCGGCCACGGAGACGACCGGCTCGGGCGCGCCTGCCGCATCCGCCACCCGCAGGGGAGGTTGAGGGCGTACCCCTCGGCGACGGCGTCCTCGATGCTCGCGCCGGGGAGCAGGGAGTAGGTGAAGCGGTGCATGCCCTGGTCGGCCTCGGGGTCCGGCACGCGCGGGGCGCGGACCAGGCTGAGGCTGACCCTGGTCGTCGTACCGCCGTCGTCGCGGACCGTGCGGGTGACGTCGTGGCCGTACGTCGAGTCGTTGATGACGGCGACGCCGTAGCCGGGCTCGGCGATGTGCACCCAGCGGTGGCCGGCGACCTCGAAGCGGGCCGCCTCCCAGCTGGTGTTGGTGTGGGTGGGCCGCTGGATGTGGCCGAACTGGATCTCGGCGGAGGAGTGCGGGGCGCGGATGTCCACCGGGAAGCCCGCCTTGAGGATCTTCTCGGCCTCGTGCCAGTCGATCTCGGTCTCGAAGTCGATTCGGGGGCTGCCGGCGCGCAGGGTGATCGTCTGGGTGACCTTCGAGCCCTTGCCGAACGACCGCGTGACCCGGATCGCCCCGAGGAGGGCGTCCTCCTCGACGACGGTGACCGCGTCCGCGTCCAGCAGATCGGTGTAGCGGTTCCTGTAGTGCTTGTCGATGTCCCAGGCGTCCCAGTAGTTCGGGAGGTCGGTGTGCAGACGCAGCAGGTTGCCCTTGTCGGCGAGGACTTCACGGCCGGCCCGCAGATCCCGCACCGAGGCGAGCGTGCCGTCCTGCGCCACCTCGACACGCACCAGGCCGTTGTCGAGGACCCGGCCCTCGACCTTCACCGGCTGTGCGGGCGCGGCGTCGGCCGGCGGTGCGCTGCCGCTCGCGGGGACCTCGACGTACGCCGGTGCGCCCTCGGGTGTGCGGACGACCTCGGCCCGGTCGAAGGGGCTGGTGTTGAACACCCGCGTGCCGTCGGCGCCCAGCGCGGCCACCGCCTCGGCGGTCAGCGCCTCCAGCTCCTCGGCCACGCGCGCGTATTCGGCCTCCGCCTCGCGGTGCACCCAGGCGATCGACGACCCCGGCAGGATGTCGTGGAACTGGTGCAGCAGCACCGTCTTCCACAGCCGGTCCAGCTTCTCGTACGGGTAGGAGTAGCCCGGCGCGTGCAGCGCGGCCGTCGTCGCCCACAACTCGGCCTCGCGGAGCCGGTGTTCACTGCGCCGGTTGCCCTGCTTGGTACGGGCCTGGGAGGTGTACGTCGCCCTGTGCAGTTCGAGGTAGAGCTCGCCGACCCACACGGGGGCGTCCGGGTACTCCTCGCGGGCCGTGGCGAAGAAGTCGTCCGGGTGCTCGATGACGACCTTCGGTGAGCCCTCCAGGTCCGCCAGCCGGCGCGCCCGCTCCATGATCTCGCGGGTGGGGCCGCCACCGCCGTCGCCCCAGCCGAAGGGCGCGAGGGAGCGTGTACCGCCGCCCTTCTCCGAGTAGTTGCGGACGGCGCGGTCCATCTCCTCACCGCTGAAGCGGGCGTTGTAGGTGTCGACCGGCGGGAAGTGCGTGAAGATGCGGGTGCCGTCGATGCCCTCCCACCAGAAGGTGTGGTGGGGGAACTTGTTGGTCTGGTTCCAGGAGATCTTCTGGGTCAGGAACCAGTCGTTGCCGGCGAGCTTGGCGAGCTGGGGGTAGGCGGCGGTGTAGCCGAAGGAGTCCGGCAGCCAGACGCCCTTGGTCTCGACGCCGAAGTGCTCGATGAAGAACCGCTTGCCGTGGACCAACTGGCGGGCGATGGCCTCGCCGCCGGGCAGGTTGCCGTCGGCCTCGACCCACATGCCGCCGACCGGCGCCCACTGGCCCTTCTTCACGGACTCCTGGATGCGGGCCCAGACGTGCGGGTAGTTGTCGCGCACCCACTCGTACTGCTGGGCCTGCGAGCAGGCGAAGATGAAGTCGTCGTACTCGTCGGCCAGGGACGTGACGTTCGAGAAGGTGCGGGACGTCTTGCGCTTGGTCTCGCGGATGGGCCACAGCCACGCGGAGTCGATGTGCGCGTGGCCGACACCGGAGATCGTGTGCGCGCTGGCGTGGGCGGGGCGGGCCAGCACCGGCGCGAGCACCTCGCGGACGGCCGGGGCGCTCCCGGAGATGTCGTCGAGGTCCAGGGCGTCCATCGCCCGGTCGAGGGCGTGCATGATCTCGTGGCGGCGCGGTTCGTGCTCGCCGAGGTGGACCATGAGCTCGCGCAGCACCTGGAGGTCCAGGTCCAGGTGCCAGACCTCTTCGTCCAGGACGGCGATGTCGGCGCGCTGGAAGGTGTAGAGAGGTTTGTCGCCCGCGGTCAGGACGTCGCCGAGCGGGGTCGGGGCCGCGAAGTCGTTGGCCAGGATGTCGGGGTTGGAGGCGGCCTCGACCAGGTAGTCGATCTCCTCGCCGCCCGCGACCGGGTTGCCGATCGGCACGTACTGGTTGAGCGGGTTGACCGCCTTCAGTGGCCTGCCGTCCGGCAGGTGGACCAGGGCCTCGGCCTGGTTGCCGGGCCAGTCCCCGACGAAGCCGAGGTCGATGACCGCCTCGACGCGCCGCCCGGCCCACTCGGCGGGCACCCTGCCGCGCATCCGGAACCAGGTCGTGCCCCAGGGCGGGCCCCACGGAGTGTCCATCGCGAAGGGTGTGTACCGGGCGGCCGCGGCCTCCTCGAAGGAGACGGGCTCCCCCGGCGCGTGCCAGGCCTCGACCTCGAAGGGGACCGTGGCCGAGTAGATCGCGGGCTTGATGCGCTGGTTGTGGACGCGCTCGACGCGTTCCTCGATCCGGCGGCGTTCGTCGTGCATCAGGGTCTCCAGGGAGGGAGAGAACGGAGGTGGGAAGCGAGGGGTACCGAGTGGAGGCCGGTGGGGCGAGGGGTGGAAGCGCTTTCTGGGGCGGGCGCTACTTAAGGTACGCGAGGCCGGGATGCACCCCGGCGTAGCCCTCGACCAGTCTGCGCGCGACGCCCACCGAGTCGACCAGCGGGTGCAGCGCGAAGGCCTTCACCGCAGTCGTTCGGGAGCCGGACTCGGCGGCGGCGAGCACCTCCCGCTCGACCGCCTTGACCGAGCAGACGAGGCCGGTGGCGTGGTCGGGCAGCGGGGCGACGGCGACCGGGTGGGCGCCGTTGGCATCGACCATGCAGGGCACCTCGATGACGGCGTCGGAGTCGAGCACCGCGAGGGTGTTCTGATTGCGGACGTTGAGGATCAGGGTCGTGCGCTCGTCGCGGGCGATGGCCCGCATCAGCGCGAGCGCCACTTTCTCGTACCCGCCGGAGAGGTCGTCGGCGTCGCGCTCGCCGGCGCCGGCCGTCTCCCGGTTCTCGGACATGTAGGTGGCCTCGCGCTCGGCGCGGGTGCGGTCCCAGGCCTGAAGCGCGGAGACGTCCGGGTTGCGCACCTGCTCGTAGAAGCCGGCCTGCTGGTCGCGCAGGAAGGCGCCGCGGGTCTTGTCGGCCTGCTGGTAGGCGCGGACGGCCTCGCGGTTGAAGTAGTAGTAGTGCAGGTATTCGTTCGGGATGGCGCCGAGCGACCGGAGCCAGTCGACGCCGAAGAGCTTGCCCTCCTCGAAGGAGCCGAGCAGGCCGGGGTCGGCGAGCAGGCGCGGCAGTTCGTCGCGGCCGGCGACGCGCAGGCCGCGCACCCAGCCGAGGTGGTTGAGGCCGACGTAGTCGATCCACGCCTCGCCGGGGTTCTTCACGCCGAGCACGCGGGCGATACGGCGGCCGAGGCCGACCGGCGAGTCACAGATGCCGATGACGCGGTCGCCGAGATGGCGGGACATGGCCTCGGTGACCAGGCCGGCGGGGTTGGTGAAGTTGATGACCCAGGCGTCCGGCGCGAGGCGGGCCACCCGCTGGGCGATCTCGACGGCGACCGGGACGGTCCGCAGGCCGTAGGCGATGCCGCCCGCGCCGACCGTCTCCTGGCCGAGGACGCCCTCGGCGAGCGCGACCCGCTCGTCGTTCGCCCGGCCTTCGAGGCCGCCGACGCGGATCGCCGAGAAGACGAAGTCGGCGCCGCGCAGGGCCTCGTCGAGGTCGGCGGTGGCGCTCACCTCGGGCGCGTCGGGCACCCCGGCGGCCTGCTCGGCGAGCACGCGGGTCACGGCGTCCAGACGGCCGGTGTCCAGGTCGTGCAGCACGACCCGGGTGACCCGGCCCTCCGCGCGGTCCGTCAGGAGGGCCCCGTACACGAGCGGCACGCGGAATCCGCCGCCGCCCAGAATCGTCAGCTTCACGCCTGCACCTTTCCTGCCACGAGCACCTTGACGCCGGCCTCCTCCAGGGCGGACCGGGTCGCCGTGTTCACGGGAGCGTTCGTCACCACCATGTCCAGCTCCTCGGGACCGCATACCTTGGCCATGCCGGTCCCTGGGAACTTCGCCCCGTCGGCGAGCAGGACGACCTTGTCGCCGGCCCGGATCATGGCCCGCTTGACCGGCACCTCGACGACCGTGGTGTCCATGACCTGCCCGCCGGCCCGCACGCCGCTGGTGCCGAGGAACAGCCAGTCGGCGTGCAGCTGGCGCAGGTTGTCCTCGGTGAGGAAACCGACCAGGGAGCGGTACTCGCGGCGGACCATGCCGCCGAGCAGCACCAGCTCGATGCCCTCGTCGTCGGCGAGCTCCTCGTAGACCACCAGGTTGCTGGTGATCACGGTGAGGCGGCGGCCGTGCAGCTGGCGGGCCAGCCGGAAGGCGGTGGTGCCGATGTCGAGCAGCACCGACTGACCGTCTTCGATCATCGCGGCGGCGTGCGCGGCTATGGCGTCCTTCTCGGGCACGCGCATCTCGGCGACCTCGGCGAAGGGCTGGTCGCCCTCCTCCACGACCGCGCCGCCATGCACCCGCGTGAGCAGGCCGTCCTCCTCGAGTTTGACCAGGTCACGCCTGATCGTGGCGGGGCTCACACCCAGCCGCTCGGAGAGATCGGTCACGGCCGCGGGGCCGCCGGAGCGCAGGGCCCGCAGGATGAGTTGGTGTCGTCGTTCTGCCAGCACGGCGTGAACACTACTCGTCATCTTCAATCATCGCCATGCTCATTTCTGCTCGGGTATTGACCAATCCCGCGGAGCGGCGCACGATTCCGCTCACCGAAATGAAGAGTTTTGACGAGCTCTCCCCCACGGGGGTCCCCGGACGAGAGCCCGAGCGAGAGGACCCTGCCGTGGACGACGACCGGCCCGATGTGCTGCTGACCGGGCTGCTCTTCTACGACCTCGTCCTCACCGGGCTCGGGAAGCCGCCGACACCGGGCGAGGAGATCTGGACGGGCGGCATGGGCTGCGGCCCCGGCGGCATCGCCAACCTGGCGGTGGCCGCCGCCCGCTTCGGCCTGCGCACCTCGCTGGCCACGGTGTTCGGCGACGACCTCTACGGGGAGTACTGCCGGGACGTCCTGTGCGACCAGGAGGACATCGACCTCTCACTCTCCCGCACCGCGGACGGCTGGCCCACCCCGGTCACCGTCTCCCTCGCCTACGGCCACGACCGGGCTCTGGTCACCCACGGCCAGGAACCCCCGTACTCGCAGGACGCGCTGATGGGCGACCCGCCCGAGGCACGCACCGCCCTCGTGCACATCGAGGCCGAACCCCGCGAGTGGCTGGCCAAGGCCGCCGCGAACGGCACCCGGATCTACGCCGACGTCGGCTGGGACCCCACCCAGCAGTGGTCCACCGCCCTCCTCGACCAGCTCTCCCTGTGCCACGCCTTCCTCCCCAACGAGACCGAGGCGATGGCCTACACCCGTACCGACACCGCCGTCGCGGCCCTCGGCACCCTCAGCGAGCTGGTGCCGGTGGCCGCGGTGACGCGTGGCGGGGACGGCGCCGTCGCCGTCGACCAGACGACCGGCGAGTACGCGGACGTGCCCGCCCTGGACACCGACGTCCTCGACGCGACGGGCGCGGGCGACGTGTTCGGGGCGAGCTTCGTCGCGGCCTCGCTGGGCGGCTGGCCGCTGGCGGAACGGCTGAAGTTCGCCGTCCTGGCCGCCGGTCTGTCGGTCCGGCGGCCCGGCGGGGCTCTGGCCGCCCCCGGCTGGTACGGCGTCGACCGCTGGTGGCGCTCCCTGACCGATCCCGAACTGAAGCGGGCGTACGGCTTCCTGGCGGACCGGCTCCCGGACGATCCGGGACCGCCCGTCGCGTACGCCCCCGTGACACCTCCCGCACGGCAGAACTGACTTCCCCGAGCGAGCTCCCCCCACGTGCTCTCTCCCTCACGTGCCCCTCTCATGCGAAGTCCCGAAAACATCCGAAAGGCGGTGGGAGCTGTGCGGCTCTCACGAAGAGGCCTGCTCCGCGCGGGCCTGGCCGGCACGGCCGCCACGGCGCTGGGCGGCCTGGCGTCCGGCTGTGCCGTTCCGACCGGCTCGACCGGCCGGAACATGGTCCTGTGGTACTGGGACGGCGGCCTC comes from the Streptomyces sp. NBC_00443 genome and includes:
- a CDS encoding 4'-phosphopantetheinyl transferase family protein, with the translated sequence MIEELLPAPVATVEAYGDEEPGHTALYPEEEAVVAKAVFKRRREFAVVRSCARSAMEKLGVPAQPILPGERGAPGWPAGLIGSMTHCEGYGAAALARATELASLGIDAEPHQPLPEGVLPAVALPAEVDRLRRLADDHPGIHWDRLLFSAKESVYKAWFPLTAKWLDFTEADLDVFADSGEQHSGGFRARLLVPGPLVGDRRVDRFEGRWTVRRGLVATAVSVPHT
- a CDS encoding metallophosphoesterase family protein encodes the protein MTSTAGGAGQLLAISDLHIGYEENRALVERMRPGSDDDWLLVAGDVAETVADIGWALKTLAGRFRKVVWAPGNHELWTHPKDSVTLRGVARYEHLVDLCRELGVTTPEDPYPVWDGPGGPVAVAPLFLLYDYSFLPSGCTTKEEGLAYAHGTGVVCNDEYLLHPDPYPSREAWCEARVAETERRLAALPEDLPTVLVNHYPLDRHPTDVLWYPEFAMWCGTRRTADWHRRFRVETMVYGHLHIPRTTWHEGVRFEEVSVGYPREWRKRPDPPGRLRTILPKEDRAR
- a CDS encoding ATP-grasp domain-containing protein, coding for MVSRVRVWLNRTYAENVFFMDQLRRNPSDRAVEIHATHGDADSPVLAAADTAELEPEGLSPAGYVEYALAQCRRRGIDVFVPRLHQSAIVAHRADFEAVGTALLAPPPEAVAVFHDKVIAYEAVQAVGVPVPPWWRVRNADELLAAVEELEEAGHKACFKPASGAGGVGFRVITRAPFSLMHLDGFPTPYVQLDLVLDALRRTDEPVDWLVMPRLEQPEVSVDCLTGPDNRVRLAIGRIKNGRRRGFTVQEPWLEPARLIAEGFGLHYLSNIQFRMFGRTPVLMDVNTRPAGGLHQLSLCGVNVPWLAVQLALGDDPGEVVPPFLGQDYTVVSGPRPLRPVSIPQQRSEVEAPLLPTVPAPAPVDSVGSGAAQALPL
- a CDS encoding alpha-L-fucosidase — protein: MPMQPWFTDAKLGIFVHWGIYAVDGVQESWSFYDDIVPYDRYMSQFDRFTASRYDPRDWARLFARAGAKYAVLTSRHHDGVALWDTAHGELNVGRDLIGGYADALREQGLKVGLYYSHSDWSHPDYASTRKPGRPPELEDNRYSEVAAELEDLDAWERFLAYRDGQIRELTSRYKPDLMWFDGEWDRSEEQWRIPELATLIRSEVPDVVFNARMLSEGDYATPEQGAPVIPPEGPWELCLTINDSWGHQHHDHNHKSVDQLIRYFAETIGAGGNLLLSVGPREDGTIPAEQAERLEGLGDWIAKHAEAVYGTGRGLPAGHHYGPSTLSEDRRTLYLIVFDVPRAEINVRGLLGSVRRVTVVGTGTELGHRITGGLHETPGVLWIEPPTEADLDPHATVLAVELDGELELYRGSGRF
- a CDS encoding 6-phospho-beta-glucosidase; this translates as MKLTILGGGGFRVPLVYGALLTDRAEGRVTRVVLHDLDTGRLDAVTRVLAEQAAGVPDAPEVSATADLDEALRGADFVFSAIRVGGLEGRANDERVALAEGVLGQETVGAGGIAYGLRTVPVAVEIAQRVARLAPDAWVINFTNPAGLVTEAMSRHLGDRVIGICDSPVGLGRRIARVLGVKNPGEAWIDYVGLNHLGWVRGLRVAGRDELPRLLADPGLLGSFEEGKLFGVDWLRSLGAIPNEYLHYYYFNREAVRAYQQADKTRGAFLRDQQAGFYEQVRNPDVSALQAWDRTRAEREATYMSENRETAGAGERDADDLSGGYEKVALALMRAIARDERTTLILNVRNQNTLAVLDSDAVIEVPCMVDANGAHPVAVAPLPDHATGLVCSVKAVEREVLAAAESGSRTTAVKAFALHPLVDSVGVARRLVEGYAGVHPGLAYLK
- a CDS encoding DeoR/GlpR family DNA-binding transcription regulator, which encodes MLAERRHQLILRALRSGGPAAVTDLSERLGVSPATIRRDLVKLEEDGLLTRVHGGAVVEEGDQPFAEVAEMRVPEKDAIAAHAAAMIEDGQSVLLDIGTTAFRLARQLHGRRLTVITSNLVVYEELADDEGIELVLLGGMVRREYRSLVGFLTEDNLRQLHADWLFLGTSGVRAGGQVMDTTVVEVPVKRAMIRAGDKVVLLADGAKFPGTGMAKVCGPEELDMVVTNAPVNTATRSALEEAGVKVLVAGKVQA
- a CDS encoding carbohydrate kinase family protein; amino-acid sequence: MDDDRPDVLLTGLLFYDLVLTGLGKPPTPGEEIWTGGMGCGPGGIANLAVAAARFGLRTSLATVFGDDLYGEYCRDVLCDQEDIDLSLSRTADGWPTPVTVSLAYGHDRALVTHGQEPPYSQDALMGDPPEARTALVHIEAEPREWLAKAAANGTRIYADVGWDPTQQWSTALLDQLSLCHAFLPNETEAMAYTRTDTAVAALGTLSELVPVAAVTRGGDGAVAVDQTTGEYADVPALDTDVLDATGAGDVFGASFVAASLGGWPLAERLKFAVLAAGLSVRRPGGALAAPGWYGVDRWWRSLTDPELKRAYGFLADRLPDDPGPPVAYAPVTPPARQN